Proteins encoded together in one Marinithermus hydrothermalis DSM 14884 window:
- the bcp gene encoding thioredoxin-dependent thiol peroxidase codes for MRVGEVAPEFALTDQEGRLHRLEDYRGRWVVLYFYPKDDTPGCTKEACAFRDAHAELKALGAVVLGVSADGVESHRRFAEKYGLNFPLLADPEKAVIRAYGAWGKKNLYGRVYEGVMRYTFLIDPEGRIARVWKKVKPATHAQEVAAALRELIKEQA; via the coding sequence ATGCGCGTTGGAGAAGTCGCACCGGAGTTTGCGCTCACGGATCAGGAGGGTCGTTTGCACCGGCTGGAGGACTACCGGGGCCGGTGGGTGGTGCTGTACTTCTACCCGAAGGACGACACGCCGGGGTGCACCAAGGAGGCCTGCGCCTTCCGGGACGCCCATGCGGAATTAAAGGCGCTGGGCGCGGTCGTGCTGGGGGTCTCGGCGGACGGGGTGGAGAGCCACAGGCGGTTCGCAGAGAAGTACGGCTTGAACTTTCCTCTTCTGGCCGACCCGGAGAAGGCCGTGATTCGGGCGTACGGCGCGTGGGGGAAGAAAAACCTGTACGGCCGGGTGTACGAGGGCGTGATGCGCTACACCTTTCTGATCGACCCTGAGGGGCGTATCGCGCGGGTGTGGAAGAAGGTTAAGCCGGCCACACATGCCCAGGAGGTAGCGGCGGCGTTGCGCGAGTTGATTAAGGAGCAGGCATGA
- a CDS encoding ABC transporter permease, translating to MKFALWVAWKELSNLVRDRRALFGNLVLPILLMPLFMYGPTALIGNLAGQAEAEVQRVGVIGVDEALVAKLREAHLEPVSVADPVEAVQEARVEVALVHSDGEYVIYARLSGSQLKSQVVVAKVRAVLEERKNALILERLQAAGLDPSVLRPFSVRLEDASKPAEQAAGFLGFLIPMFLLIFILQGGQPLAIDATAGEKEKGTLEVLLSAPVDLKHLVFGKFLATHVMAVGATLSGLLGLILGGQLMRRVLPEAFTLEGSEMMGGALALGAGTYLALLVTGVLFAGLLVSVQLTLALYARSYKEAQAYMAPLYFMLIIPVMFLTFSSEFLRVGDGLYLVPLVNTFLLIDGLIKGAAEPIQILLTWASTAAYALLALGVAYYSFQREEVIFRN from the coding sequence ATGAAGTTCGCGCTTTGGGTGGCCTGGAAGGAGCTGTCGAACCTCGTGCGGGACCGGCGCGCTTTGTTCGGCAACCTGGTCCTGCCGATCCTCCTGATGCCCTTGTTCATGTACGGCCCTACCGCCCTGATCGGCAACCTCGCCGGACAGGCCGAGGCGGAGGTGCAGCGGGTGGGGGTGATCGGGGTCGACGAGGCGCTGGTGGCCAAGCTGCGGGAGGCCCACCTCGAGCCGGTCTCCGTCGCGGACCCGGTAGAGGCGGTCCAGGAGGCGCGCGTGGAGGTCGCGTTGGTCCATAGCGACGGGGAGTACGTGATCTACGCGCGCCTTTCCGGCAGCCAGCTCAAAAGCCAGGTGGTCGTGGCCAAGGTCCGCGCGGTTCTGGAGGAACGCAAGAACGCCCTTATCCTCGAACGGCTCCAGGCGGCCGGCCTGGACCCGTCGGTGCTGCGCCCGTTCTCGGTGCGCCTCGAGGACGCCTCCAAGCCCGCCGAGCAGGCGGCGGGATTCTTGGGCTTCCTGATCCCCATGTTCTTGCTGATCTTCATCCTGCAGGGTGGGCAGCCCCTCGCGATCGACGCGACCGCCGGGGAGAAGGAAAAGGGCACCTTGGAGGTGCTGCTCTCGGCGCCGGTGGACCTCAAGCATCTCGTGTTCGGCAAGTTCCTCGCGACGCACGTGATGGCGGTGGGCGCGACCCTGAGCGGCCTGCTGGGCCTCATCCTGGGGGGACAGTTAATGCGCCGGGTGCTCCCGGAAGCCTTCACGTTGGAAGGCTCGGAGATGATGGGAGGCGCGCTCGCTTTAGGAGCGGGGACGTACCTGGCGCTTTTGGTGACCGGGGTGTTGTTCGCGGGGTTGCTGGTCTCGGTGCAGCTCACGCTCGCGCTGTACGCGCGGAGCTACAAGGAAGCCCAGGCGTACATGGCGCCCCTGTACTTCATGCTGATCATCCCGGTGATGTTCCTGACCTTCTCCTCGGAGTTCCTCCGCGTGGGGGACGGCCTGTACCTGGTGCCCCTCGTGAACACCTTCCTCTTAATCGACGGTTTAATCAAAGGCGCGGCGGAACCTATCCAGATACTGTTAACCTGGGCGAGCACCGCCGCCTACGCCCTTTTAGCCCTGGGGGTGGCGTACTACAGTTTCCAGCGCGAGGAGGTGATTTTCCGCAACTAG
- a CDS encoding PIG-L deacetylase family protein, with translation MRVLAVFSHPDDEIGCAGTLALHARRGDAVMLVWLTYGELASQFGDQRPEEVARVREGHGRDVARLIGGTYRFLGFPDAGLTGGREEALAVARVMAEFKPNAVITWDPEDVHPDHRATYQATLSALKLVRIPKLVGNAYREPIRLFHYYRSEVRRPVVSVDITPVMEVAESVFEYYRAFYGWAYTLEAFRARRAVIGAEAGVRYAERFQVVAPQAPALPYLPAPGDPRRE, from the coding sequence ATGCGGGTTCTTGCGGTGTTCAGCCACCCGGACGACGAGATCGGCTGCGCGGGCACCCTGGCCCTGCACGCGCGCCGCGGGGATGCGGTGATGCTCGTGTGGTTGACCTACGGCGAGCTCGCCAGCCAGTTCGGGGATCAACGCCCTGAGGAGGTGGCCCGGGTCCGGGAGGGGCACGGCCGGGATGTCGCGCGGCTGATCGGCGGCACGTACCGGTTTTTAGGCTTCCCGGACGCGGGGCTTACGGGAGGGCGCGAGGAAGCGCTGGCCGTGGCGCGGGTGATGGCGGAGTTTAAGCCGAACGCGGTGATCACCTGGGATCCCGAGGACGTGCATCCGGACCACCGCGCGACCTACCAGGCGACGCTTTCCGCGTTGAAGTTGGTGCGTATCCCTAAGCTGGTCGGCAACGCTTACCGGGAGCCCATTCGCCTGTTCCACTATTACCGCTCTGAGGTGCGCCGCCCGGTGGTGAGCGTGGACATCACCCCGGTCATGGAGGTGGCCGAGTCGGTCTTCGAGTACTACCGGGCCTTCTACGGGTGGGCCTACACCCTCGAGGCCTTCCGCGCGCGGCGCGCTGTGATCGGAGCGGAGGCCGGGGTCAGGTACGCGGAGCGTTTTCAGGTGGTGGCGCCTCAGGCTCCGGCGCTTCCGTACCTGCCAGCACCAGGTGATCCGAGGCGCGAATGA
- a CDS encoding adenosine-specific kinase — MELKLVPIEKPEAVNVILGQAHFIKTVEDLHEAMVNAVPGIKFGLAFCEASQERLVRKSGTDPELVELAVKNALAVGAGHFFIIVLGEGVFPINVLHAVKACPEVVRIFAATANPVQVVVLEAGEQRGVLGVLDGFKPLGVEDEAHVEARKALLRRFGYKL; from the coding sequence ATGGAACTGAAACTGGTGCCGATCGAGAAGCCGGAAGCGGTCAACGTGATCCTGGGGCAGGCGCACTTCATCAAGACCGTGGAGGATCTGCACGAGGCGATGGTGAACGCCGTGCCGGGCATTAAGTTCGGCCTGGCCTTTTGCGAGGCTTCGCAGGAGCGGCTCGTGCGCAAAAGCGGAACCGACCCGGAGCTCGTCGAGCTCGCGGTCAAGAATGCGCTCGCGGTGGGGGCAGGGCACTTTTTCATCATCGTGCTGGGGGAGGGCGTCTTCCCCATCAACGTGCTCCACGCGGTCAAGGCCTGCCCGGAGGTGGTGCGGATCTTCGCGGCGACAGCCAACCCCGTGCAGGTCGTGGTCCTCGAGGCGGGCGAGCAGCGCGGCGTGCTCGGCGTGCTGGACGGGTTCAAGCCCCTCGGGGTGGAGGACGAAGCGCACGTCGAGGCGCGCAAGGCGTTGCTGCGGCGGTTTGGCTACAAGCTCTAA
- the rpiA gene encoding ribose-5-phosphate isomerase RpiA, which produces MSAEAYKKAAALAAVQLVRSGMTVGLGTGSTAKYAIQEIGRRLREGSLEGVRGVPTSEASARLAREVGIPLVELGPEGVDLAIDGADEIAPDLALIKGLGGALLREKIVEATARVFVVIADSSKKVRALGERGPVPVEVAPFGYRATLVALRRLGGVPEVRMAGGRPFVTDNGNLIADVRFDPIEDPARLEQELKAIPGVLEVGLFVGMADLAFVAGPEGVERLERA; this is translated from the coding sequence ATGAGCGCGGAGGCCTACAAGAAAGCCGCGGCTTTGGCCGCCGTGCAGCTGGTGCGTTCGGGCATGACCGTGGGCCTAGGCACCGGGTCCACCGCGAAGTACGCGATCCAGGAGATCGGCCGGCGCTTGCGCGAGGGGAGCCTGGAGGGGGTTCGGGGCGTGCCGACCTCCGAGGCCAGCGCGCGCCTGGCGCGGGAGGTGGGCATCCCGCTGGTGGAGCTGGGCCCGGAAGGGGTGGACCTCGCGATCGACGGCGCGGACGAGATCGCCCCGGACCTTGCCCTCATCAAGGGGCTGGGCGGAGCCCTGTTGCGCGAGAAGATCGTGGAGGCTACGGCGCGCGTCTTCGTGGTGATCGCGGACTCGAGCAAGAAGGTGCGGGCCTTGGGCGAACGGGGGCCGGTGCCGGTGGAGGTTGCGCCCTTTGGGTACCGGGCCACGCTGGTGGCTTTGCGCCGGCTGGGTGGCGTGCCTGAGGTGCGCATGGCTGGGGGGCGGCCGTTCGTAACGGACAACGGGAACCTGATCGCGGACGTGCGTTTTGACCCCATTGAGGATCCCGCACGGTTAGAGCAGGAACTGAAAGCGATACCGGGTGTGTTGGAGGTGGGACTGTTTGTGGGCATGGCGGACCTGGCCTTCGTGGCGGGGCCGGAGGGGGTGGAACGGCTGGAGCGCGCGTAA
- a CDS encoding amidohydrolase family protein, translating into MPRIDLRAHIWTADLVYTGFGAPMRAGGVAVVGEHVAQTGPLQDLRRAYPDAPIEHKGRYLGIPPVNAHTHLDLSAVPRYQGAYVGFVRHVIQHTRRGARGLEAARRGMAELQSHRAAAFGDIVTREEVMRWLLTESPLPGVAYWEVIAPDPTKAAEVFREVRARIERWRALERPGGVRVGLSPHAPHTVSAPLLKRLAEYARLEGLPMQIHAAESPAELEYFQRGTGPLAAFLREVTGLSHPAPGMTPVAYLAELGVLEARPTLVHAVQVTEADVRILAEAGVRVVSCPRSNAGLEVGRFPWGLYGKYGVEVALGTDSRASSPDLDVRAEAQALLEAGLEPRGVFRALTRGGYRALGLAAPRLVRGTPVRQVEFW; encoded by the coding sequence ATGCCCCGGATCGACCTGCGCGCTCACATCTGGACTGCGGACCTCGTGTACACCGGGTTCGGTGCGCCCATGCGCGCTGGAGGGGTGGCGGTCGTAGGGGAGCACGTGGCCCAAACGGGGCCTCTCCAGGACCTCCGGCGGGCCTACCCCGACGCGCCCATCGAGCACAAAGGCCGCTACCTCGGGATCCCCCCGGTCAACGCCCACACGCACCTCGACCTCTCCGCCGTTCCCCGGTACCAGGGGGCGTACGTGGGGTTTGTCCGCCACGTGATCCAGCACACGCGCCGCGGCGCGCGCGGCCTCGAGGCCGCACGACGGGGCATGGCCGAGCTACAATCCCACCGCGCCGCGGCCTTCGGGGACATCGTGACCCGCGAGGAGGTGATGCGCTGGCTCCTCACCGAATCCCCCCTGCCTGGGGTGGCGTACTGGGAGGTCATCGCCCCCGACCCCACGAAGGCCGCGGAGGTGTTCCGGGAAGTGAGGGCGCGCATAGAGCGCTGGCGCGCCCTGGAACGCCCCGGCGGGGTGCGCGTCGGGCTCAGCCCGCACGCGCCGCACACCGTGAGCGCTCCGCTCCTCAAACGCCTCGCGGAGTACGCGCGCCTCGAGGGACTCCCCATGCAGATCCACGCCGCGGAAAGCCCGGCGGAGCTCGAGTACTTCCAGCGCGGCACCGGCCCCCTCGCGGCGTTCCTGAGGGAGGTCACGGGCCTTTCCCACCCCGCCCCCGGCATGACGCCGGTGGCCTACCTGGCGGAGCTGGGGGTGCTCGAGGCCCGCCCCACCCTGGTCCACGCGGTGCAGGTCACGGAAGCAGACGTGCGCATCCTGGCGGAAGCGGGGGTGCGGGTCGTGAGCTGTCCCCGCAGCAACGCGGGCCTCGAGGTCGGGCGGTTTCCCTGGGGGTTGTACGGAAAGTACGGCGTCGAGGTTGCGCTTGGCACGGACTCCCGCGCGAGCAGCCCCGACCTGGACGTACGCGCAGAGGCTCAGGCGTTGCTCGAGGCGGGGCTCGAACCGCGGGGGGTCTTTCGCGCGCTGACGCGCGGCGGGTACCGCGCTTTGGGACTCGCAGCGCCCAGGCTGGTGCGAGGCACTCCGGTCCGGCAGGTAGAATTCTGGTGA
- the metG gene encoding methionine--tRNA ligase codes for MGKTFYVTTPIYYVNAEPHIGHAYTTIVADYLARWHRLDGYDTYFLTGTDEHGEKIAQAAQKAGLEPKAFVDRVSARFREAWAALGIAYDDFIRTTEERHKAVVRAVLQKVYDAGDIYYGEYEGLYCVGCERFLTEKELVDGRCPDHGVPPERRQEGNYFFRMEKYRPWLRAFIEQHPEFIRPERYRNEVLAMLAEPIGDLSISRPKRRVPWGIELPWDPDHVTYVWFDALLNYVSALGYPEDPRFERYWPAAQHLIGKDILKPHAVFWPAMLKSAGIPLYRHLNVGGYLLGPDGRKMSKSLGNVVNPFELAEKYGTDAVRYYLLRELAYGQDGAVSESGLVDRYNADLANDLGNLVQRTRTMLLKYLGGVLPKAEPAPEDQPVVEAATTLAARVRPLVQELRFHQALEEVLQFTRLLNRYVNEHKPWELAKDPARKPRLEQVLYAVVEGIRIASILLEPAMPTKAREIRAAFALGDGTLADTETWGVAPAGTRIPAEAPILFPKAETKKPEVSKVQETQPETLPQIKIDDFAKVELRVAEVVTAEPHPNADKLLVLRLNVGDHERTVVSGIAAWYTPEELVGKRVVLVANLKPAKLRGVRSEGMILAAEDAEGNLGLVTLDRALPPGARVR; via the coding sequence ATGGGGAAGACCTTTTACGTCACCACGCCCATCTACTACGTGAACGCCGAGCCGCACATCGGCCACGCGTACACCACGATCGTAGCGGACTACCTCGCGCGCTGGCACCGGCTGGACGGGTACGACACCTACTTCCTCACCGGTACGGACGAGCACGGCGAGAAGATCGCGCAAGCCGCACAGAAGGCCGGCCTCGAGCCCAAGGCTTTCGTGGACCGTGTCAGCGCGCGTTTCCGCGAGGCGTGGGCGGCCCTGGGCATCGCGTACGATGATTTCATCCGCACCACTGAGGAGCGCCACAAGGCCGTGGTGCGCGCGGTGCTGCAGAAGGTGTACGACGCGGGGGATATCTACTACGGGGAGTACGAGGGGCTGTACTGCGTTGGGTGCGAGCGTTTCCTCACCGAGAAGGAACTCGTGGACGGCCGCTGCCCGGACCACGGCGTGCCCCCGGAACGGCGGCAGGAGGGCAACTACTTCTTCCGCATGGAGAAGTACCGCCCCTGGCTGCGCGCTTTTATCGAGCAGCACCCCGAGTTCATCCGGCCGGAGCGCTACCGTAACGAGGTTCTAGCCATGCTAGCCGAGCCGATCGGGGACCTGTCCATCTCCCGCCCCAAGCGCCGCGTCCCGTGGGGGATCGAGCTGCCTTGGGATCCAGACCACGTGACGTACGTGTGGTTCGATGCCCTTTTGAACTACGTCTCCGCCCTGGGATACCCGGAGGACCCCCGGTTTGAGCGGTACTGGCCGGCGGCCCAGCACCTGATCGGGAAGGATATCCTGAAGCCCCACGCGGTCTTCTGGCCGGCCATGCTCAAGTCCGCCGGGATCCCGCTCTACCGGCACCTAAACGTCGGCGGGTACCTGCTCGGCCCCGACGGGCGCAAGATGTCCAAGTCCCTCGGGAACGTGGTGAACCCCTTCGAACTCGCGGAAAAGTACGGGACCGACGCAGTGCGTTACTACCTCCTGCGGGAACTCGCCTACGGCCAGGACGGTGCGGTCAGCGAGTCGGGCCTCGTGGACCGGTACAACGCGGACCTGGCGAACGACTTGGGGAACCTCGTGCAGCGCACGCGCACCATGCTCCTGAAGTACCTGGGGGGGGTGCTGCCCAAAGCCGAACCGGCCCCGGAGGACCAGCCCGTCGTGGAGGCGGCCACCACGCTCGCCGCGCGCGTGCGGCCCCTGGTGCAGGAGCTGCGCTTTCACCAGGCCCTCGAGGAGGTCCTCCAGTTCACGCGCTTGTTGAACCGCTACGTGAACGAGCACAAACCCTGGGAACTCGCCAAGGACCCCGCGCGCAAACCGCGCCTTGAGCAGGTACTCTATGCTGTGGTCGAGGGGATCCGGATCGCCTCGATCCTCCTCGAGCCCGCCATGCCGACCAAGGCCCGGGAGATCCGGGCGGCCTTCGCTCTTGGGGACGGCACCCTCGCGGACACCGAGACCTGGGGGGTGGCCCCCGCGGGCACACGGATTCCCGCCGAGGCCCCGATCCTGTTCCCTAAGGCCGAAACGAAGAAACCCGAGGTGAGCAAGGTGCAGGAAACCCAACCGGAGACGCTTCCGCAGATCAAGATCGACGACTTCGCTAAGGTCGAGCTCCGCGTCGCGGAGGTGGTGACCGCCGAACCGCACCCGAACGCGGACAAGCTGCTTGTGCTGCGGCTCAACGTGGGGGATCACGAGCGCACCGTGGTGAGCGGGATCGCGGCTTGGTACACCCCCGAGGAGCTGGTGGGCAAGCGGGTGGTTTTGGTGGCGAACCTCAAGCCCGCGAAGCTCCGGGGCGTGCGCTCCGAGGGCATGATCCTCGCCGCGGAGGACGCGGAGGGGAACCTGGGCCTCGTCACGCTGGACCGCGCGTTGCCTCCGGGCGCGCGCGTGCGCTAA
- the mqnC gene encoding cyclic dehypoxanthinyl futalosine synthase, producing MDVLEKAVSGARLEPREVEALYQLPLSEVAAAAHEVRLRKSNPEVVTYLIDRNINYTNICTVACSFCAFYRTRRQQDAYTLSYEEISQKIEELKAVGGRRILMQGGVNPELPFEWYLEMLRYLKREHPDVRIDAFSPEEILGLEKLTGRPALELLAELKEAGLDGMPGAGAEILVDEVRTKVAPARIRTQDWFRIIDAAQSLGLYTLATMVIGLGETPAQRAEHLLKLRAQQDKALEQYGQGFAAFAVWTLQTEHTRLKGKAPGATAHEYLQQLAIARLTLDNIPNLQASWPTLGFKVAQAALYYGANDFGSTMLEENVVSAAGGHTRTHATERQIIRHIVDAGFKPAERDVYYNIIRWPEVEPEPTELPMA from the coding sequence ATGGACGTCCTGGAGAAGGCCGTAAGCGGCGCGCGTCTAGAACCCCGCGAGGTCGAGGCCCTCTACCAGCTGCCGCTCTCCGAGGTGGCGGCCGCTGCGCACGAGGTCCGGTTACGGAAAAGCAACCCTGAGGTCGTCACCTACCTGATCGACCGGAACATCAACTACACCAACATCTGCACGGTCGCGTGTAGCTTCTGCGCCTTCTACCGCACCCGCCGCCAGCAGGACGCCTACACGCTCTCCTACGAGGAGATCTCCCAAAAGATCGAGGAGCTCAAGGCCGTCGGGGGCCGCCGCATCCTGATGCAGGGCGGCGTGAACCCCGAGCTGCCGTTCGAGTGGTACCTGGAGATGCTGCGCTACCTCAAGCGCGAGCACCCCGACGTCCGCATCGACGCCTTCAGCCCCGAGGAGATCCTGGGCCTCGAGAAGCTCACCGGCCGACCCGCCCTCGAGCTGCTCGCAGAGCTTAAGGAGGCTGGGCTTGACGGTATGCCCGGCGCGGGCGCGGAGATCCTGGTGGATGAGGTGCGCACCAAGGTGGCTCCGGCCCGCATCCGCACGCAGGACTGGTTCCGCATCATCGACGCCGCCCAGTCCCTGGGGCTCTACACCCTCGCCACGATGGTGATCGGGCTCGGCGAGACCCCTGCCCAACGCGCCGAGCACCTCCTCAAGTTGCGTGCCCAGCAGGACAAGGCCCTCGAGCAATACGGCCAGGGGTTCGCGGCCTTCGCCGTGTGGACCCTCCAGACCGAGCACACCCGCCTCAAGGGCAAGGCCCCCGGCGCGACCGCGCACGAGTACCTCCAGCAGCTGGCCATCGCCCGGCTCACTCTGGACAACATCCCCAACCTCCAGGCCTCCTGGCCGACCCTGGGGTTCAAGGTCGCGCAGGCCGCCCTGTACTATGGGGCGAACGACTTCGGATCCACGATGCTCGAGGAGAACGTGGTCTCCGCCGCAGGAGGGCACACCCGAACCCACGCGACCGAACGCCAGATCATCCGGCACATCGTGGACGCCGGGTTCAAGCCCGCCGAGCGCGACGTGTACTACAACATCATCCGCTGGCCGGAGGTCGAACCCGAACCCACCGAGCTGCCGATGGCCTGA
- a CDS encoding chloride channel protein, with protein sequence MSRPQVGPLLLYSALVGALAGGLGAVWVWGLRVGQGVLLGEVVGFLPAGIPGEGALPLAFRTSRPWALVLLLPLIFAVAAFIGKNRGFFWLIPALRQGGPTPLTAKLRYALGSLIELSAGAPLGREGPMAALGYGVGAAVGRAFRLEDRPWLLPFAGVAAGFAAAFHAPLAGALLATEMIYRGFALELAALAPALVGALAGFTVYGAVHGYGPLLELRVDPIHFRDVASALLLGAALAGVSTVWVLAAQFVHGLSRSTRRVLRHFAIGGILALSALVFPFALGSGLAWVQLGTTPVPSLAFLGALFLSVLTLTAVAAGLGGHGERLTPSLVVGGLFAILMARALPFAFTAPEVAALAGMGAMIAGIARAPLAGIALAAELGGYAILPVVLPAALTTYALTSVYAYPTPPLVNSGVVIEGTPYAGKRVAELPFALEAVLRSGERIPATPSLVIRASDHLVLAGTEAPEPEAPPPENAPRT encoded by the coding sequence ATGTCGCGCCCGCAGGTCGGCCCGCTCCTGCTCTACAGCGCCCTGGTCGGTGCGCTGGCCGGAGGGTTGGGCGCCGTTTGGGTCTGGGGTTTGCGGGTCGGTCAGGGGGTGTTGCTGGGGGAGGTGGTGGGGTTCTTGCCTGCCGGGATTCCTGGGGAAGGCGCGCTTCCCCTCGCGTTTCGCACCTCGCGACCATGGGCGCTGGTGCTGCTCCTTCCCCTAATCTTCGCTGTAGCCGCCTTCATCGGGAAGAACCGAGGGTTTTTCTGGTTGATCCCCGCGCTTCGCCAGGGCGGTCCAACCCCCCTCACCGCGAAGCTGCGGTACGCGCTGGGTAGCCTTATCGAGCTCTCCGCGGGCGCGCCGCTGGGGCGGGAAGGCCCCATGGCGGCCCTGGGGTACGGGGTAGGCGCCGCGGTCGGGCGTGCGTTCCGGCTGGAGGACCGGCCGTGGTTGCTGCCATTCGCGGGGGTTGCAGCGGGGTTCGCTGCGGCGTTTCACGCTCCCCTAGCTGGCGCGCTGCTCGCGACGGAGATGATTTACCGGGGGTTCGCGCTGGAGCTAGCCGCGTTGGCCCCTGCACTGGTAGGCGCACTCGCGGGGTTTACGGTGTACGGCGCGGTGCACGGGTACGGGCCGCTGCTCGAGCTGCGCGTGGACCCCATCCACTTTAGGGACGTCGCGTCCGCGTTGCTGCTCGGCGCGGCGCTCGCCGGGGTGAGCACCGTGTGGGTGCTGGCCGCGCAGTTCGTGCACGGGCTTTCTCGGTCCACACGGCGCGTGCTGCGTCATTTCGCGATCGGGGGGATTCTCGCCCTCAGCGCGCTCGTGTTTCCCTTCGCTCTAGGGAGCGGCCTCGCCTGGGTTCAGCTCGGCACAACGCCGGTACCGAGCCTGGCCTTTCTCGGCGCGCTGTTTCTCAGCGTCCTAACCCTGACCGCGGTTGCTGCTGGCCTCGGCGGGCACGGCGAGCGGCTCACCCCCAGCCTAGTGGTCGGGGGGTTGTTCGCCATCCTAATGGCTCGAGCCCTTCCCTTCGCGTTCACTGCGCCCGAGGTCGCGGCGCTCGCGGGCATGGGCGCGATGATCGCGGGGATTGCTCGAGCTCCGCTCGCCGGTATCGCGCTGGCCGCGGAGCTTGGAGGGTACGCGATCCTCCCGGTGGTCTTGCCCGCCGCACTCACCACCTACGCCCTCACCAGCGTGTACGCGTACCCCACGCCCCCCCTCGTCAATTCTGGGGTGGTGATCGAGGGCACGCCGTACGCCGGGAAGCGGGTGGCGGAGCTGCCGTTCGCCCTCGAGGCCGTGCTGCGTTCCGGTGAGCGCATTCCTGCAACCCCCAGCCTCGTCATTCGCGCCTCGGATCACCTGGTGCTGGCAGGTACGGAAGCGCCGGAGCCTGAGGCGCCACCACCTGAAAACGCTCCGCGTACCTGA
- a CDS encoding ABC transporter ATP-binding protein produces MIQVDGLSKRYGGKYVVDQLHFEVPQGEVFGLLGPNGAGKTTTLRMLATLIRPTAGTARVGGVDIRQRPLEVRRNLGIVNGGMGLYERMTGEEILRFFARFYGIEGPEFKRRLAWVDDLLEMGDLLKKQVREMSSGMQQKLIIARAVLHEPPVLLLDEATAGLDVFARRALLDFVAHYRTMGHTIIYSTHVMAEAEEVCDRVGFLHQGKLLFIGRIEEALQRYNTPNLERAFIRAVRGAA; encoded by the coding sequence ATGATTCAGGTAGATGGTTTAAGCAAGCGCTACGGCGGGAAGTACGTCGTAGACCAACTGCATTTCGAGGTGCCCCAGGGCGAGGTGTTCGGCCTGTTGGGCCCGAACGGAGCGGGGAAGACGACCACGCTGCGCATGCTGGCCACCTTGATCCGGCCCACCGCGGGCACCGCGCGCGTGGGTGGGGTGGATATCCGCCAGCGCCCCCTGGAGGTCCGCCGCAACCTGGGGATCGTCAACGGCGGCATGGGACTGTACGAGCGCATGACCGGGGAGGAGATCCTGCGCTTTTTCGCTCGTTTTTATGGGATCGAGGGCCCGGAGTTCAAGCGGCGGCTGGCCTGGGTGGACGACCTGCTCGAGATGGGCGACCTCCTCAAAAAACAGGTGCGTGAGATGTCCTCCGGCATGCAGCAAAAACTCATCATCGCCCGGGCCGTGCTGCACGAACCACCCGTGCTGCTTCTCGACGAAGCCACCGCGGGCCTGGATGTCTTCGCTCGGCGCGCCCTCCTTGATTTCGTCGCGCATTACCGCACGATGGGGCACACCATCATCTACTCCACCCACGTCATGGCGGAGGCGGAGGAGGTCTGCGACCGCGTGGGGTTCCTACACCAAGGCAAGCTCTTGTTCATCGGCCGGATCGAGGAGGCGCTTCAACGCTACAACACCCCGAATCTCGAGCGCGCCTTCATCCGGGCCGTGCGGGGGGCGGCATGA